In Methanomassiliicoccales archaeon, a genomic segment contains:
- a CDS encoding ABC transporter ATP-binding protein yields MAEHEEAFVKVTDVYKTYTTSKGQLRAIEGLSCSVNKGTFITIVGPSGCGKSTFLKILAGLLPYDAGEVIVDGTVVQKPLGKKVGMVFQKPLLMPWLRVIDNVLFPLTILGEKATNYKEKAMDLLEMVRIKDFADRYPFELSGGMQQRVAICRALIYDPELLLMDEPFGALDAMTRDILNLELLRLWETKRKTIIFVTHSIQEAVFLADQVFVMTKRPAKIKEIVPIDLPRPRSMEAKGQSKYGEYVVYVYKLLQHEFKEGKHEL; encoded by the coding sequence ATGGCAGAACATGAGGAGGCATTTGTGAAGGTTACAGACGTTTATAAAACATACACTACTAGCAAAGGACAATTGCGAGCAATTGAAGGTTTGTCTTGTTCAGTTAACAAAGGAACTTTCATCACAATTGTTGGGCCAAGCGGGTGTGGAAAATCCACGTTTCTAAAGATTCTTGCGGGACTTTTGCCTTACGATGCTGGCGAAGTAATAGTCGACGGGACAGTTGTTCAAAAACCGCTCGGGAAAAAAGTAGGTATGGTGTTCCAAAAACCGTTGTTAATGCCATGGTTACGAGTTATTGACAATGTGCTTTTTCCTTTAACTATTCTCGGCGAAAAAGCAACTAATTACAAAGAGAAAGCCATGGACCTGCTTGAAATGGTGAGAATCAAGGATTTTGCTGATCGATATCCCTTTGAACTCTCAGGCGGCATGCAACAGAGGGTAGCCATATGCAGAGCTCTTATTTATGATCCTGAGCTTTTGCTAATGGATGAACCGTTTGGAGCCCTTGATGCGATGACGCGCGACATTTTGAACCTTGAGTTGCTACGACTTTGGGAGACGAAGCGTAAAACCATTATCTTCGTAACTCACAGCATTCAAGAAGCTGTTTTCTTGGCAGACCAAGTGTTCGTTATGACTAAGCGTCCAGCCAAAATTAAAGAAATAGTTCCGATAGACCTTCCACGCCCTCGCTCTATGGAAGCGAAAGGCCAATCTAAATATGGTGAATATGTAGTGTATGTTTATAAACTTTTACAACATGAATTTAAGGAGGGGAAACATGAATTATAA
- a CDS encoding glucosamine-6-phosphate deaminase: MNYNIVPPVKNLRIDCLTVMIYNTPKELGYAAATMAAYHIRNFLSSQPEVNIMFAAAPSQNDFLDCLVMLPEIDWTRCNAFHLDEYLDLPTSAPQKLCAYLEKRVFTKVKIKQMYYIDDGILNTPEEMCARYEKLLNTHPTDIAFLGVGENGHIAFNDPHVANFNDPHKVKVVTIDEVSRNQQVRDGCFKHLEEVPKRAITVTIPAIMAAKAIICVVPGLRKQEAVKRMLLGPVTPECPASILRRHPNATLFLDIDAAKLIIDEMKV, encoded by the coding sequence ATGAATTATAACATTGTGCCACCGGTAAAAAATCTGCGCATAGATTGTTTAACAGTAATGATATATAACACTCCAAAGGAATTAGGCTACGCTGCAGCAACTATGGCTGCGTACCACATTCGCAACTTTCTTTCTTCACAGCCTGAGGTTAACATAATGTTTGCTGCAGCACCATCACAAAATGACTTTTTAGATTGTTTAGTAATGCTACCCGAAATAGATTGGACTCGATGCAATGCCTTTCATCTTGATGAATATCTTGATCTGCCGACCAGTGCACCACAAAAGTTGTGTGCTTATTTGGAAAAACGGGTTTTTACTAAAGTTAAAATTAAACAGATGTATTATATAGATGACGGCATCCTAAACACTCCCGAAGAGATGTGTGCGCGCTATGAAAAACTACTTAATACACACCCTACAGATATAGCTTTCCTTGGGGTCGGCGAGAATGGGCATATAGCATTCAACGATCCACATGTTGCGAATTTCAATGATCCACATAAGGTCAAAGTTGTAACGATCGATGAGGTGTCTCGTAATCAGCAAGTGCGTGATGGGTGCTTTAAACATCTGGAAGAAGTACCTAAAAGAGCCATCACAGTAACTATCCCTGCCATAATGGCAGCTAAAGCCATTATATGTGTAGTTCCGGGCTTAAGAAAGCAAGAGGCCGTCAAGCGTATGTTACTCGGTCCTGTAACACCTGAGTGTCCTGCCTCGATATTGCGTCGTCATCCGAATGCAACCTTGTTCTTAGATATTGATGCAGCAAAACTTATCATCGATGAAATGAAGGTGTGA
- a CDS encoding Gfo/Idh/MocA family oxidoreductase: MAAKIGVGIVGAGFAGRLHAEAYRRCPSAILIAIASPNPLTLENFQAQFNIPHAYTNYEELLKRKDIELVSISVPTFLHKDVAIAAMQQKKHVVCEKPLALNSAQAEEMLATAKREGVLLMYAEDWIFAPALRKAVEICSEGAIGDVLVVRGKESHSGSHSKYAKRIDYCGGGALIHLGIHPIGFGLYFFEKRPRRVLGVMTPGGNANLLHKDIEGEDWGIGVIEFEDGKICQIEANYITRGGMDDVVEFYGTEGVIKVNLTQGSPLLVFSRVGLKYTVEKAELTTGWSFPAVDEFRSLGYQDEIEHFVQCVLKEKEPQRGVRGIDGMRALEVLEKIYESAKHGKVVHM; encoded by the coding sequence ATGGCTGCCAAAATAGGAGTAGGCATTGTTGGAGCTGGTTTTGCTGGACGCCTTCACGCAGAAGCATATCGTCGCTGTCCTTCTGCTATTCTAATCGCGATTGCCAGTCCAAATCCTTTGACGCTAGAAAACTTTCAAGCCCAGTTTAATATTCCTCATGCATATACTAATTACGAGGAACTTCTTAAAAGAAAGGACATAGAATTGGTTAGCATTAGTGTGCCAACTTTTCTACATAAAGATGTTGCCATAGCTGCTATGCAACAGAAAAAACATGTTGTGTGCGAAAAACCCTTAGCCCTTAATAGTGCTCAAGCTGAGGAAATGCTCGCTACGGCAAAAAGGGAGGGTGTTTTGCTTATGTACGCTGAAGATTGGATATTTGCCCCAGCTTTACGCAAAGCTGTCGAAATTTGTTCTGAAGGTGCGATTGGCGACGTCTTAGTTGTGCGCGGAAAGGAGTCCCACAGCGGTTCCCACTCCAAATATGCAAAAAGAATTGATTACTGTGGCGGCGGAGCTCTAATACATTTGGGGATCCACCCTATAGGTTTTGGTTTATATTTCTTCGAAAAGAGGCCTCGCCGTGTTTTAGGAGTTATGACTCCAGGTGGAAATGCAAATCTATTGCACAAAGATATTGAAGGCGAAGATTGGGGTATTGGCGTTATAGAATTTGAAGATGGAAAAATATGTCAAATAGAAGCCAACTATATTACACGAGGCGGCATGGATGATGTCGTAGAGTTTTACGGCACCGAGGGAGTAATCAAGGTAAACCTTACTCAGGGATCGCCTTTACTAGTGTTTAGTCGTGTAGGTTTGAAATACACCGTTGAAAAAGCCGAACTTACAACGGGATGGAGCTTTCCCGCGGTTGATGAATTTCGATCACTAGGCTATCAAGATGAAATTGAGCACTTTGTACAATGTGTACTTAAAGAGAAGGAACCTCAGAGAGGCGTAAGAGGCATTGACGGAATGCGCGCGCTTGAAGTGCTTGAAAAAATTTACGAATCTGCTAAGCATGGCAAAGTAGTGCATATGTAA
- a CDS encoding 4Fe-4S binding protein — protein sequence MTSVRFVGVEFKNPFIVASSPLTANIQLLQLAEKYGAAGASVKLTMRKPPFKGQLRAIVVPGLGMIHASERRLGLEEGLRLVAEAKEKTSLVLFANITSESGSLDEWVYLARRFAQAGADFIEANLCCPMIGLDQAHAGINQHNLRGGAVTGEHPELVFNVARAISSEVSVPLVCKLTPTVSNLAEVAQAAMEGGAIGLHVFGGPSLVLPPLDLDRGGIPLYPLLDGACYGFLAGPAIKFASYKRVAEVKSAVKAPVIGSGGIMTWRDAVEMMMWGADLISACAAIMINGFEVITHIVNGIERYMQEKQLSYSDIVGAALKFLKPTFQVQVVEGYAVVDEALCTGCGRCEKIGHCLAISVTNGVARVEKALCIGCGICRSLCPQGAIKLVEKA from the coding sequence ATGACCAGTGTAAGGTTTGTAGGCGTAGAATTCAAAAATCCATTTATAGTGGCTTCTAGTCCATTGACTGCAAACATTCAGTTATTACAACTTGCTGAAAAATATGGTGCAGCAGGAGCGAGTGTAAAACTAACTATGCGAAAACCTCCTTTCAAAGGCCAGCTTCGCGCAATAGTCGTTCCAGGTTTAGGAATGATCCATGCTTCTGAAAGACGTCTTGGTTTAGAAGAGGGTTTACGTCTTGTTGCTGAAGCTAAAGAGAAAACGTCTTTAGTTTTGTTTGCTAATATAACTAGTGAAAGCGGTTCTTTAGACGAATGGGTATACCTTGCTCGGCGATTTGCGCAAGCAGGTGCGGATTTTATAGAAGCCAACCTCTGTTGCCCAATGATCGGTCTTGACCAAGCACATGCTGGGATTAATCAGCACAATCTACGCGGCGGTGCAGTGACAGGAGAACATCCGGAACTTGTTTTCAATGTAGCTCGTGCAATATCTTCAGAAGTATCAGTCCCCCTGGTGTGTAAGCTTACACCCACAGTATCCAACTTGGCGGAAGTTGCGCAAGCAGCGATGGAAGGAGGAGCTATAGGGTTGCACGTGTTTGGTGGTCCATCCCTTGTCCTGCCCCCTCTAGACCTCGATCGCGGGGGTATACCTTTATATCCCCTTTTGGATGGGGCATGTTATGGTTTTTTAGCAGGTCCAGCTATTAAATTTGCCTCATATAAACGCGTAGCAGAAGTAAAATCGGCTGTAAAAGCCCCAGTAATTGGTTCTGGAGGAATTATGACATGGCGAGACGCTGTCGAAATGATGATGTGGGGGGCCGATTTAATTTCTGCATGTGCTGCCATTATGATAAACGGTTTTGAAGTAATAACGCATATTGTGAATGGAATAGAACGGTATATGCAAGAAAAACAACTTTCATACTCAGATATAGTCGGCGCGGCGCTAAAATTTTTAAAGCCAACCTTTCAAGTTCAAGTAGTTGAAGGATATGCTGTTGTAGACGAAGCCTTGTGTACCGGGTGTGGCAGATGCGAAAAAATAGGTCATTGTTTAGCAATTTCCGTAACCAATGGGGTTGCGAGGGTAGAAAAAGCGTTGTGTATAGGATGCGGTATATGCCGCTCATTATGCCCGCAGGGTGCTATAAAACTGGTTGAAAAAGCATGA
- a CDS encoding SDR family oxidoreductase: MSGLKDKVAVITGGGGVLPSAIAEGLAKEGVICVLLDIAEDKAKAALNKIQVAGGKGLVIKADVLSRRDLELAKEEVLKTFGRVDFLINGAGGNHPRATTSAELSFFDLPEEAVRFVFDLNFFGTFFASQIFGKLMAEAKSGVILNIASMASFRPLTRTPAYCAAKAAVANFTQWLAVYMAQEYSPNIRVVAIAPGFFITDQNRYLLIGEKGELTERGRQIITHTPAGRFGVPEDLIGVVKWLLSPEAAFVTGAVIPIDGGFSAFSGV; this comes from the coding sequence ATGTCTGGTTTAAAAGATAAGGTAGCCGTAATAACAGGGGGCGGAGGTGTCTTACCTTCAGCTATTGCTGAAGGCTTGGCTAAAGAGGGGGTGATCTGTGTTCTTTTGGATATCGCCGAAGACAAAGCCAAAGCCGCCTTGAATAAAATCCAGGTGGCTGGAGGAAAAGGTCTGGTTATAAAAGCAGACGTACTTTCACGTAGAGATCTTGAGCTGGCCAAAGAAGAAGTTCTTAAAACTTTTGGTCGCGTTGATTTTTTGATTAACGGTGCAGGCGGGAATCATCCGCGTGCTACTACTTCCGCGGAACTCTCTTTCTTTGATCTTCCTGAGGAAGCAGTTCGGTTTGTTTTTGATCTTAACTTTTTTGGCACATTTTTTGCAAGCCAAATATTTGGAAAATTAATGGCGGAGGCGAAGTCAGGGGTCATACTAAACATAGCTTCTATGGCCTCTTTTCGTCCGCTAACCAGAACCCCAGCTTATTGTGCAGCGAAAGCAGCGGTGGCTAACTTTACCCAATGGCTGGCAGTTTATATGGCTCAAGAATATTCCCCTAATATCAGAGTCGTGGCTATAGCTCCTGGGTTTTTCATCACAGACCAGAACCGATACCTTTTAATAGGCGAAAAGGGTGAACTCACGGAGCGAGGCCGTCAAATTATTACTCATACACCAGCGGGCCGCTTTGGGGTACCGGAAGATTTGATTGGGGTAGTGAAGTGGCTTCTCTCACCAGAAGCTGCTTTTGTTACAGGCGCGGTAATTCCTATTGATGGAGGGTTTTCTGCCTTTTCAGGCGTTTAA